In Tachysurus fulvidraco isolate hzauxx_2018 chromosome 9, HZAU_PFXX_2.0, whole genome shotgun sequence, the sequence taACAAATGGGATACACTAACACCTGTATGGTTAAGGAATAGAATCTAATGTTTTAGGAAACTTTTGGCACCCTGAGATTCATTCAGCTCTAATGACTAGCCTAGACTTAAGGAAACACTGAGTTGTAAACAGCAAGATATTCACACATACAGATGTGTAAATATTAGATAGAACGCATGTGGGGTTAATTTAACACAGTAAAATTCGTTGTTCATTTAAACCAAGTCTATTGGGTTTACACTGACCAATATACTGTTTCTATATTCTATTGTATCTAAACAATGGAAGGGAAATAAAATAGACTGTGCATTTTCATACCTAGAAGATAAAGCTTACTTTAAATATTAGTCTCCTAAATCTTTTCTTGGCTTAGtggaacattttaaatgaaaagagaCTGAAAAAGCTTCCACGTTTCCTGTGTGATCCtgttaatacattattaaaatgtttagcaTGATGCTGTAAATCCTATTTTACTCAACTAAACTCCATATTCTTTAAAGGAAACATTCATATTCAAATTCTgctcaaataaatgaaatgattatttgaaacaaacatacatgcatttacatacagtagtctTGTATGGAATGCATTATTCTtgaaataaatgttacataCTTCTTTGACTTTTAGATGATTTTGAGAATGAATTGCATACATGTTTGCTTACAGACAGCTGGTTTTACATTCTACAAATTTTACAACTATTTCCCATGCAGCAATTTCAATTATTCCATTTTTAATAAAGGCAGATGGATTTGGATATAATCCGGTATCTTCAGATCATGATTTTGATAACCCTTTTTTAGAAGGTTCTCCTCACTAATAATTGAGAGgtcattatgttttatgtatctGTTATACTATATTTACTGatagatattttaatattttatgtattatatataaaatgagaaaTTCACAGACAAATCAAATGACTATGTGTATCTCTTACCCAGGAGCTTATCAATGCCACCGCTGACCCCATGAACTACAAGATCCTCTTAGCCAAAAATATAACCAAACTGACCTTGAAGAACTTGACTGAGGAAGACTCTGGTAAATACATATGCAGCGCAATATTTGATATCAGACCCAGTGAGTCGCAGTTGATCCTCAAAGTTCTGTCTTTCTATGAGCCGCTTAAGCCTTTTGTGGCTATAGCTGTTGAAGTCGCCATCCTCGTTACTCTCATCCTGCTCTATGAGAGAcacagtcagaaaaaaaaaggttctgctGGAACAACAGGTAGGCTAAAGAGATACAAAtaagtgacagtgtgtgttaaaTTACCAGAAAACTAAATGTCTGAACGGACATTGTCTTCTCTCACCTTCCCAGAAAACGGACTGTATGAACATACACCGTAAGTACATCTAATGACGACTTATAGCTTTCTGTTGAGCACTGACCAAATTAAACACACTATCATTAGCAGTTATcaattattttgtacatttcatCAACATTGCAAGTCACAATGTACAATAAGGTATCCTGGTACTGGAAGCACACATTTTTTAATGGTTACCAAAACACCATCTTAAAATCCTCCAAATGCTAACCTTCTAATGCTAATCCATAGCAGATAGCATtcaagttaagtcaagtcaaaaagcttttattgtcatttcaaccatatacagctgcagcagtacacagtgaaattagacaacatttctccaggatcatggtgctagaTAGAATTAAGAAAGTGccacatagaacaacacagagcttaagttagtcctagccacattaagtgcatctgtgcaatctagtgcaaacagtgcaagacaaaagacagcacGGACAGACCATAGAAaacattacaagacaatacacaaaacaacaagacaagagtacatactgtatattctatagTACTGAATTCAATAGTATGTGTAGTAGTTTGAagtagtgtgggtgtgtgtgtcaaagaGTCTCGTCTACACATTATTCAAAACATATCATTTGTGTATTAAAGGATGCAGGAGGAGAACACCCTGGAGGATGAAGAGACCACAACCAGACATAGGAAAGTGGAGAACTAACACAAGTGTTTCTTTCATTATTAGTAAACTTGCTGTTtgaaatgatccaaaacattcAGTGTACTTAAGTCATACAGAACTTTTGGATCATAAGCTTATAAGAGCAAGAAAAGAACATCGACCTCTGGAAGAAATGTGGGTGCTACATTTAGACCAGCGAACTTAAACTTTATGCTTCAAACTCATGAGCAATACTTATTACAgcaatattaaattatatatgaataataaacagaagcggagattatacatttttgttctgATGTTTTTTCTGTAGTGTGAAGTTTACTCCACTAACCAGGTTGGAAAAAGACGATCTCGAAATCTTTTGTTATCGTACAGAAACAACAGACCTTTGTCGCTATAAAAAGCCGtagttgtgtgtgatgttaaaTGACAGTTACCAAATCTGTAGTGAGgtgaaatctaaaataatagTCAAAAGagcaaatattatttttacatgCACAAAATCTTCAAAATGTCTTCAAAATATGCAATAATCCTCCTCTCCAAAGCTTTCAGacaagtttaaaatgaaattaaatataaaacgtAATCCAAACGTTCAtcagattacatttatttattatgaacatTTAAATTGCACATGTGCTCAATTTCAAACAACTGCAACACATAGTggcatattatatttatttttattaggaaAATTCCACCAACGTTCCACACTCTTGGTTTAATTTATGGCTTGTTTAGCAGAAACTTTACAAGAAGCTTAAACACGTCATCATCCCAACCGATTACGTCTCCGTCTGTGACTTTGTCGTAGAGGCGCAGACTGTCTGTGCCCCAACACAGGTTCTTACGTGGGTTGTTAGGAACTGAGAATGAACTCAGGGCCAGAGTGTTGAGCTgataacagaagaaagaaaagtacTGGCCATCTGTGATCACAGCCTGAGACACAAATGGTCTGCTCACGTCCTGTTCACTCCAAAATCctagagagaaaaggagaatgGTGTCAAGCATAAGACACATCTTTCGTGTTGTTTGTAGGTGGCAACTGGCAGGTGGCTTGCTATAAATAGTTCATTTAACAACTGCATTTACCTATTCAAGTACAGTTGTATGACACTGACTGTAATCCATGTCTGATAAACTAAAGTGTTTGATATAAACATACAAGTCAAGTCCTGACATTATATGTACTTTCTTTAACATGAAAGATGATGTAATTGTTTTATCATGATGTCACACAGCCAAGTCAGAACTTTCCAAAAACTTTGTAATTAAGATTTTGACAAAAACAAGTCCCATAATTGCAACAGCAATGTAATAAGAACTACAATTGCTATATAAATTCACCTTGATACATGGCCTGCGCTCCCGTCCATGCAAAGAGGCTTGCAATAGCGTTGGCCCTCAAAAACACCTCAATGTGTTCAGTGAGGTTTTTATTAATCAGTTTGTCTCTGCGGAAACGATCAGGGACCACGTGGAACTGTGTGTGACCATAGCAGCATGGGTCTTGCAGTTTAGCACCTAcgtgggttaaaaaaaatggttataagaagtcatttacacacacacctcttaaaACGCAACACTGAAaatctgagattttttttatatgaaactgGAAATAAATGATTAGACTAAGTATATATTCAGtatcttaaatatttattattcaaaataCTGCACTATTTCTGGGTTTTAATGTGTGTTATTCACCATGTTCCctgctttgtacaaaaggtcaAATTTTCCTCATTCTAAATCTCTTTTACTGAAGCATATGTTTACAAGATACACTGATGTTTTGAGTCCAgttcctctcaagttttcttcctcacatcatctcagtgagtttttttcttgccacagaTGACTAAGGTCATTAGggataaacacaaatatatatttaaataatagaaATCTAATATTAAATCATGCactttttgttctatatttctaatattatgtaaagctgctttgagacaatattcattgttaaaagtgctatacaattaaaattgGACTGAATTGAATCTAAGAGaaattatatatgtacacacacaaacatctatctacctataaaacacaatatacaaatccatctttttttttgtatacaattCATCAAAGCATACACACCAGTAGAAATATTATTGTCATACTGTCTTCGGAACAAAGGAAGGCAATCAGGAGCATACTGGATTACTGGCACTTCAGCAGCTATCTCTGCCTCGAGTGGCACAAACTACAGAAAGAGAGTCACCGAATCATTAACATGCTACTGATCTtatagtgcatgtgtgtgctgtaaaattcTACACTGGAGTGCTGAGTGTGTGCGGTTCTGCGTTATCAAAGGGACGAcagtgttctgtaaagctgtacCTCAGGTAGCTGCTGTCTGATGCGTATCTGACTGTGAGGTCTGTCATCAATCTGGAACCTCTGTGGCTCAACTCTGCCACGCCGGTGTCCTCTAGGAATAGTCCTTTCTCCATTCAACCAGTAAAAGTTGACATGAGGAGACAGATCTGTAATCAGAACAACCCCAGTATTTCAGTACACTGCTGGATGAATGAGATGTATAgactatgatgatgatggtgatgatgagaACACTTACCTAAACTAGACAGTTGGAGAGCAGGATTTCTTCCAGCCAATGAGGAAATAAGCCCAGACACTGCGTTCGTCACAAAGGGTGCAACAAACTTCTCCTGCTCTTTCTGAATGAAT encodes:
- the mrps30 gene encoding 39S ribosomal protein S30, mitochondrial, translated to MGIKKNMATCSRSSLQLFLSSQTPRLICTRHVQTKIAESSQLYPQILSSRTANSKSAKKRVLLEFFEQVRTAEPQEKIRALTRVQRMKYVVYPQTPAIGADKWYQHFTKTSYLQGLPENLSSVEIEDAVVSELSSLVTNALLQEHWYTKKGRTFIQKEQEKFVAPFVTNAVSGLISSLAGRNPALQLSSLDLSPHVNFYWLNGERTIPRGHRRGRVEPQRFQIDDRPHSQIRIRQQLPEFVPLEAEIAAEVPVIQYAPDCLPLFRRQYDNNISTGAKLQDPCCYGHTQFHVVPDRFRRDKLINKNLTEHIEVFLRANAIASLFAWTGAQAMYQGFWSEQDVSRPFVSQAVITDGQYFSFFCYQLNTLALSSFSVPNNPRKNLCWGTDSLRLYDKVTDGDVIGWDDDVFKLLVKFLLNKP